The following nucleotide sequence is from Oculatellaceae cyanobacterium.
GATAGTGCGATTACTATGGTACGTTATGCACAGTATAAAGGGTAATGGGAGCCTATCGGCTCTCTGCCATAGACTGTTATTTACTAATAATAGTAATAGAGTAAAAACCTGCGATCGCAGGGTAATAAGGCTGTAAAATCTTCCCAGTTTCCAGTTTTTACACTTTAGTTCGCTTTTAACAGTAAAAGCGTATGCAGTTTAAAATTACCATGAGTTTGCTATCTTGTTTTGAACAGTAGAGTAGTAACAATGGCTGAGATTACCAGAGAAGAATTGTTGGCTCGGTACAAGGCTGGAGAGAGGGACTTTAGCGGATTGGATTTCAGTGGGTTAGATTTGAGTGGTATCCAAGATGAGGAAATGCTCGCCCAATACGACTATGCCTTTTTGAAGGCAGACTACGCCTTGAATCGTTGCATCTTTAGAGGGGCTAACTTCAGTTACGTCAATTTTAAGGGGACTTGCATTGCCCACTGTAATTTTCGCTCTTCTATCCTTTTTGGAGCCAATTTGAGTTGCTGTTCTTTCAGCGGTGCTAATTTCACTGAAGCCGATATGCGAGAAGTCACCTTCGACAACGGTGAAGGGATTGGAGTAATTTTTGAAAATACCAATTTCACTGGAGCTAAAGGAAATTTCTGTCATGAAGGCACTTTGTGCCTGCGTAATTGTATTGGTAGAGGTGGGGAATTTATTGAATTGTTCAATGAAGAGACGGTTGCGAGAGACTATGCTAGAGACTCTCATAGAAGATATATTGAAAAGAAATATGGTATGTCCTTGGAGGAATTCGAGCGAATTCGTGATGCCAAAAAAACTAAACCTGATGCTGAAATCCCGTTCTAAGCTTGATTATCTAGTGTTTTGAGATTTTACTGTTAACTACTAGCCACAAGGTTAAAACTTGATAATTTATAATTGTTTGACAATAGCCTAGCGGCTTATTTTAATAAAGTGTTACTGTCTGTTAGACCAGAAAAAACTGCTATCGCAGTCTAAAAAGGGCATAAAATTTTTCACTCTACAGTTTTATGGCTAACAGTTGACTTGGTGTTTTAACAGTGTCCAGTGTATGCAATCATTAATTGCGATTGCCTCCGGCACGCTCCGCGAACGCGAACGCTCTCGCGCACGCTACGAAATGCACGTTCTGGTTAAATCGCAACGAGCAGTGTAAACAAGGGCTTAAAATATTTTACTGTCCAGTTTTACAGTTGCCCTTATTTTCACTTCTAACAGAGAGAGCGTGTGCAGTTGGAAGTGCAGCAATGGTTAAAAGATTTCAACAAGTACGGGACTTTTACTGCAATCAGTATGCAGTGGAACTTTCGTAAAATGGGACAGTGAAAAATAATTTCAACAATCACGGTACTTTTCGGGGAGCGCCACGATAGTGGTGCTAATACAAGATAGTAAATATTAATGCGATCGCACTTGTCACACCATGCACGCTATATAGTTTAAGGGGAGCCTATCGGCTCACTGTTAATAGAATAATAACCTGCAATCGCAGTCTAAATAGGGCTTAAAACTTATCAATTGAACCTTGAACAGTTGAGCTTGCTTTAACCTTGAACAGTCGAGTTTGCTTTTAACAATTCTAACAATTAAGTTTTTAAACTTTTAACAAGCAAGTCTGTTTTTAAAAAGTAAACTCACTTTTAATAATTTAGCTTACAGTAGTTACAGTAGTTACAAAAAAACAGGGTAGTAAAGTATCATCAATTATAAGGCGTATCACAAACAAGTTTCTTTAATTGTAACTCAAAATACAAGAGCGGATCGATTCTTTTCAACCATTCTTCTATATTGTCAGATATTTTTTCTATTGAACTTGTATCATATCCATTATCATATATCCAAGCATATACAGCACAATCTTCCTCTTGTGGGTCTATGAAATAAGCTGCTGTTAAAAAATCATCATCTTTCACATATTTTATAAATGTGGTTATAAAAAAAACATTTGTCAATCTGTCGGTTAGATATGGTTCATCGCGAGAGCCATCATCGTCATTGATATTTACTTCTTTTTGTATTTCGTAAACAGATAAAGATGGTGTGTCCTTACTAAGACTTTTACTTGAAATATTCATTATTTTGTCGCCAATTAAATAAAAAGCTTTCTTGTATTCTAACGGTAGAACAATGTTATAGTAAACCTCTATCTCTTTTATGTATGAGCAAGAAAAAAGCATGACATTTTAAATTGTTGTGTCTTCTAATAAAAATATTTATTAGTATTTTCTTCAAATCTACTCTTACATTTTAAGCTAACTTGGCATATGTGTTTATTGTCTGTTAGTAGTAGTTAAAACTGTATAAATACTGATTGCAGGGATGAATTTAAGCCCCTTTGCCCCATCGTCTCTAATTATTAAAGGGCGGTAGCCCTATTGTTAGCCGTTGCAACGGCGGGTGTTAGCTACGGGTATACAAGCCAAGTCAAGGTTCTACTGGTACAGGAAAATCGAATGAGATTTCAAGTGGTTGAGGAGTTTAAATATTAGAAGATTCAATTGGTACAGTTACCCTAATTTCTTAGCGTCACTTTCCGAAGTTATTGCTTCAGATAAAGTTTTCTATGGGCATTTGCCTACCCTACGCCTACTGCTCTACGAAATCTTTCTCATAATAAACATTATCTGATGGATACTTAGCTAAGTATTCTTCGATCTTTTTCTCAAATTCTAAAAAATCAGGTGGATGTTCAGAAAAATCTTTTCTGAGCATCTGTAAATATTGGTAAATGGGTTCTGATTCATTCTGTGGAAATTCCCACTCCTCTATTAATTCTCCATCTTCATTACATGTTTTAGATTTAATTGTAACTCCATGTTCTTTAAATCCTTCTGTCTTTAACTGTTTATTAGAGTACCATTCTTTCCAAGTTTCTATTATGCTACTTGAACTAATTTTAGGTATTTCATGTTTTAACACTCCATTCGGATACCAAGATCTGTCAAATCCTGTTTCTCTTCCCTCATAATACGATCTCTCTTTCTGGATCTGTCCATTGGGATAAGTAAAATATTTAACTCCAGTAAAGGGTATTCCTTTATAAATTAGGATCGCAGAATCTTCGTATTCAGTGTAGATTCCATTAACTCTTTTTAACATCTTTTTAATCTGTATAATAATTTAAGATTTTACCTTATTCTGGACGCGGAACAAATGGTAAACTTTTCATATATGACATTGATAAATCGCTGATAGATTTAATATCTTCTGTCAAAACTTGACAATTAGAACATCTTCGCCAGCTTCTTTGAAAGTTCTTACCTTCTTCCGCACCAAGGTAATCGAGTATTGCAAAGCAATCAATTATTAATGTTGGGTCGCAGAATTAACGATCAAATGTCATCAACCGCGATCGCGTTTACCGAAATTGATCTATTGAATAAAAATATTACTTTTATTAAACAAAGTCTTTCAGGCGATAAACGTTGTTAGAAGGAAATTTACAAAGTCTTTCAGGTAATAAACCTTGTTAGAAGGAAATTTTTCTAAATAATTAGCTATTTCTTCTTCAAAGTGTTTAACTTGTTCATCCCACTTAGCTCTTACTTCTTGGATTTCTAGTGGCAATAAGCTGTTATATGCTTTTCCTTGCTCTTTTAGTGATTGAATTTTTTTCCAGTATATATAATTTTCACCATTCGGATCTTCCATAATATTAAAATCTTC
It contains:
- a CDS encoding pentapeptide repeat-containing protein; its protein translation is MNSRVVTMAEITREELLARYKAGERDFSGLDFSGLDLSGIQDEEMLAQYDYAFLKADYALNRCIFRGANFSYVNFKGTCIAHCNFRSSILFGANLSCCSFSGANFTEADMREVTFDNGEGIGVIFENTNFTGAKGNFCHEGTLCLRNCIGRGGEFIELFNEETVARDYARDSHRRYIEKKYGMSLEEFERIRDAKKTKPDAEIPF